The following proteins come from a genomic window of bacterium:
- the lptB gene encoding LPS export ABC transporter ATP-binding protein gives MEDKAPNTSILRAENLVKVFGKRRVVDGLSLEVKQGEIIGLLGPNGAGKTTTFYMIVGLIKQDEGSVFIDKIQLQRMPMYRRAKLGIGYLSQEPSVFRKLTVAKNLRAILEFTNLSKKQQAERLEILLDELKIGHLRNQKAYTLSGGERRRVEIARALVTEPKFLLLDEPFAGIDPIVVGDLQNVVRELAQKGLGILITDHNVSEVLRIVDRAYIVYEGSILISGNAETLIADPKAREIYLGENFKG, from the coding sequence ATGGAAGATAAAGCACCAAATACTAGCATTCTCCGCGCTGAAAATCTCGTCAAAGTTTTTGGTAAACGTCGTGTGGTCGATGGTCTTTCTCTCGAAGTCAAACAGGGTGAGATAATTGGCCTTTTGGGCCCAAATGGTGCAGGCAAGACCACAACATTTTATATGATAGTTGGCCTGATTAAACAGGATGAAGGAAGTGTTTTTATCGATAAAATCCAGCTACAACGCATGCCTATGTACAGGCGTGCTAAGCTAGGTATAGGTTATCTTTCGCAGGAGCCTTCAGTATTCAGAAAATTAACGGTAGCTAAGAACCTCCGAGCGATATTGGAATTTACAAACCTTAGCAAAAAGCAACAGGCCGAAAGACTCGAAATATTACTCGACGAGTTGAAGATAGGGCATCTTAGGAATCAAAAAGCATATACACTTTCAGGCGGCGAAAGAAGACGAGTTGAAATTGCCAGGGCACTTGTTACCGAACCAAAATTCTTGCTTCTCGACGAACCATTTGCAGGTATCGATCCAATTGTTGTTGGAGATCTTCAAAATGTAGTGCGAGAACTTGCTCAAAAAGGTCTTGGAATACTGATAACCGATCATAATGTCAGTGAGGTGTTACGAATAGTCGATAGAGCTTACATTGTTTACGAGGGCAGCATACTTATATCGGGGAATGCGGAGACCCTAATAGCCGACCCTAAAGCTCGAGAGATTTATCTTGGGGAGAATTTTAAAGGATAA